The Humulus lupulus chromosome 3, drHumLupu1.1, whole genome shotgun sequence genome window below encodes:
- the LOC133823549 gene encoding protein WVD2-like 4, producing MESENGVTLEDEKCVVEENQVEEPVTNLDNEGQNADLKDKAPTINGKSEPVAVTADGLDSSGGAVKASVIAPPSKNSKTSKDSHAPNNGSSKNSKVIKEKILKSTTQSSRNQKGVLSQSLSFPARGARVDGMKKSVDGLLVKKETKQARANGTKAEPSFANGTVTSSSSLSHPSRRSIVAEVQSKEGNKTNGASSRRATLTSIPSIKQSTSEKIGSVSETANGPPPDTSLSIDNNSAPITVAQQLKEEDDTYSTTSSTTGGRRSSAAGFAFRLDERAAKRKEFYTKLEEKIQAKEEEKSTLQVKSKESQEAEIKQLRKSMTFKATPMPNFYKEPPPKVELKKIPTTRAKSPKLGRNKISNLSVSNSSEGGVSLSQPLNQSQNNGNKGYEKEVSELKKPIKKSQAKVHSQETVANKIESKPVKTKKPKSAGKERQIQKEGIIESEQSNEKIDQDSETNADENNAHVLVAPAAAHEIKPQEVAVGV from the exons ATGGAATCTGAAAACGGGGTCACTTTGGAAGATGAGAAATGTGTTGTTGAGGAAAACCAAGTTGAAGAACCAGTTACCAATTTGGATAATGAGGGCCAGAATGCTGATCTTAAGGATAAAGCTCCCACCATTAATGGAAAATCTGAACCTGTGGCAGTCACTGCTGATGGCCTAGATTCTTCTGGTGGGGCAGTTAAGGCATCTGTGATTGCTCCACCAAGTAAAAATTCAAAAACTTCAAAG GATTCTCATGCTCCAAACAATGGTTCCTCTAAGAACAGCAAAGTTATCAAGGAGAAGATTTTAAAAAGCACCACTCAATCGTCTAGAAATCAGAAAGGAGTCCTTTCTCAGAGTCTTTCTTTCCCAGCTAGAGGAGCTCGAGTTGATGGAATGAAGAAAAGTGTAGATGGGTTACTAGTGAAAAAAGAAACCAAACAGGCCAGAGCAAATGGAACCAAAGCTGAACCTTCTTTTGCTAATGGAACAGtcacttcatcttcttctttgagTCACCCAAGTAGGCGTTCCATTGTTGCAGAAGTGCAGTCGAAAGAAGGAAACAAAACTAATGGGGCTTCTTCTCGGAGGGCTACATTGACATCAATTCCTAGCATCAAACAATCTACA TCTGAGAAGATTGGTTCTGTTAGTGAAACTGCTAATGGCCCTCCACCTGATACCTCATT ATCAATTGATAACAACTCAGCTCCTATTACAGTAGCACAGCAACTTAAAGAGGAGGATGATACATACTCCACTACGTC AAGTACTACTGGGGGCCGAAGAAGCAGTGCTGCGGGATTTGCCTTCAGGCTGGATGAGCGTGCTGCAAAACGGAAGGAG TTCTATACAAAGCTTGAGGAGAAGATTCAGGCAAAGGAGGAGGAAAAATCTACCTTACAAGTGAAATCAAAG GAAAGCCAGGAGGCTGAGATCAAGCAACTGAGGAAGAGTATGACATTTAAAGCTACTCCAATGCCTAATTTCTATAAAGAGCCACCTCCAAAAGTTGAACTTAAAAAG ATACCAACTACACGTGCGAAATCTCCAAAGCTTGGAAGGAATAAGATCTCCAATCTTTCAGTGAGCAACTCTTCAGAAGGAGGTGTTTCTTTAAGCCAGCCTCTGAACCAAAGCCAGAACAATGGGAACAAAGGGTACGAAAAAGAGGTCAGTGAGTTGAAGAAACCAATCAAGAAGTCACAGGCTAAGGTTCATTCTCAGGAAACCGTGGCTAATAAAATTGAATCAAAGCCCGTCAAGACAAAGAAACCAAAATCGGCTGGCAAAGAAAGACAAATTCAGAAAGAAGGCATCATAGAATCCGAACAGTCGAATGAGAAGATAGACCAAGATTCTGAAACAAATGCTGATGAGAACAATGCTCATGTACTTGTTGCACCGGCTGCTGCTCATGAGATCAAGCCTCAGGAAGTTGCAGTTGGTGTTTGA